Within the Balaenoptera acutorostrata chromosome 10, mBalAcu1.1, whole genome shotgun sequence genome, the region ataaacataaaaaaattaaaagaaaacagaaaacacacatgcaccccaaagttcatagcagcactgcttacaataaccaagacatggaagcaacctaaatgtccgttgatagatgaatggataaagaaaatgtggcatatatacacatatatatgtatatatatgcacaatggagtattactcagccataaaaaagagtgaaatattgccatttgcagcaacatggatggacctagagatgatcatagtgagtgaagttaagtcagacagagcaggataaacaataatgataatacttatatgtggaatgtaaaaaaataatacaaaggaacttatttacaaaatagaaacagactcacagacatagaaaacaaaattatggttaccaaaggggaaagggggagggataaattaggagtatgggatacacactactatatataaacaaaaaggatttactgtatagcacagggaactatattcaatatgttgTAGTAATCTAcaatggaaaaggatctgaaaaaggatatatatatatatagatagatagatagatagatagatagatagatatatctatctatatatagatagatagatagatatatctatctatctatctatctatatatatatatataatctccaaatcactttgctgtacatctgaaactaacacaatattgtaaatcaactatacttaggaaaaaataataaattttataaatttttaaaaagaagcaatcaCTGGAGCATCTCCCACTGCCCCTGCCTCTTTCTATTAAGGTTGCCTGGTTACTGCCTGCTGTCCTAAGAGGGTGTGGTTTCTGCTGGGTGGCCCTGCTGCCCATCACAGGGCCTGAGACAGCCGGCAGCTGTGGGACCTCCTGCAGTTCCTAGTTTGTCCATTAGATGGCACAAGATGTCTGTGGCTGGGCCCATTGATCCCAGACACCAAGGGCACACTTGGGGTTTTTTCCCACCTGCAACCAGCAAGCAGAGATCttaatgttgttgttgtttttttttttagctgtgccACGCGGCtcgtggaatcttagttccccaaccagggatggaacccaggcccttggcagtgaaagcacggagtcctgcagagtcctaaccactggactgccagggaattccctgcaagCAGAGATCTTTACAGAAGATCCTTACCCCCTTCCCAGACTGGGATCCAGACCCAGAGAGGAAGAGGACCTGCTCGAGGCCACACAACAAGTTTAGCCCCTGCCACAGGCTGCTTTTCTGCAGTGTGGAATGGGCTGTCCCCGCATCCTGTTCCAGTAGACCCAGGCCTCCCCTGCAGTCACAGCTGGGGGCTGGCTGAGCTTAGATCCCCAGGGTGAGCTGGCAGGTTGAGGAGTTGTTGGGCCTCCCACCCATAGCTGATGGCCACATGCTGGTTGAGGGGCTGTCTGGCTCAATCTCCAGCCAGACACTGGCCCCCAGCCCGGGCTACTAGGCTGAAACATCTCCCCAGGGAGATGGACACAGAGGAGCTCCACCCCTCCAAGGGCCCAGGATATGATCACCATCATGGCAGCTGCTGCACAAGCACCCCTCACCAGTTTATAGAGCCTGTTACACCTAAGGTGGCTGGTCCCTGGCTCTGGAAGGAggagactgagacccagagagggaaaggccTTGGCCAAGGTTCTTCAGGGAATCCAGAGGCAAGGTGGCCTCCCTGAGTAGCACTTTGCCTAATCCCAGGTCAAGAGGCATGTATATTTTGAGGGGAGATGGGGACAGGGAGACAGGGTTCCAGGTCCCTGGGTCCTTCTCACGCTGACTCAGAGACTGAGCTGTTTCTCTTTCAGGAATGAGATAGGAAGGGAGGTGGGGTCCCAGTACCCTCAGGAGCCTGAGAAGCAAGAGAGGGTCCCAGGAAGGGGCAGGACTGAGCAAGACCTGTTCTCaggctgctgtgtggcctgggccaCGTCCTTCATTCTCTGATGCCCCCAAGTTTCCTGAGCACCATCTGAAGGCCCGGGCTGGTAACTTGCAGGAGTTTCTAGAATCCTGGAAGCACCAGGATTCTCGCTCAAGGTGTCAGTTACTCTGACACAGAGGCATCAGCCGAGGTGGAATGAGAGTGGCAGGGCActtgctccctccctcttcctccccgcCTTCCTGGCCTGGGACGGGGTGGAGCTGTTGCCTTATAAGTGGCAGGCCTGGCGGCAACGGAGCAAACTACAaccagcggcagcggcagcggcaggaCCCAGGGCAGCTCTACAAGCAGCTTGGTGTCCCGGTTCCCCAGCATGGCCCCCTCAGCCTGGGCCATCTGCTGCCTCCTGTGGGGCCTCCTGCTCCGCGGCGGCAGCCTCAGCCCTGGCCCCAGCGTGCCCCGCCTGCGTCTCTCCTACAGAGGTAGGGCAGTGCGCaccctgtttgtgtgtgtgtgtccctgggaGCCCTGGACCCTGCCATACCCCAGCTGTGGGACCCCAGCCAGCCCAGGGCAGTCTGTTCTGACAGCAGGAGGGATGCAGTCACTCCCAGCACAGCCTGTGGGAAGGGCTTTACAGTCACTCCCTGGCATGTGCTCCTGGCTGGCCGCCAGAGGCAGGAGCCTGGGagaaaggcagggggagggggacaggtcCTGGAAGACATGgccagggtggaggtgggagagacagagacacactgGGGGAGAAACTGAGGGGACTgctgagaaaaggagagagacctcagtaGAGATGggcagagagagatggggaggggtCAGAGAGGGCAGGTCTGGAGTATCTGTCTGCTCTCCGCTGGGCCCCTTGCCCAGGGCAGACAGTGGGGAAGAGGGCAGCATCCTGTCCCTCTCGTCCGCCCTGCAGTGGGGTCCCTCACCCTATGCCCACAGCCCTGTTCCCCCTCCTGCCTCTTGCAGCCCACTTTGCAATGCTGgcctttcctcttcccctccatCCACGAGGCTCTTTGTAGCCTCCCTTCTTTGCCCATCCTGGCCCAGGAGGCTCCTCTGCAGATCTAACCTGATATGTTGTGCTGCAGCTGGCACAGGCCTCTTCTAAATCAGATGAGACAGAGGCTCTCCACAGGTTCTTCTTCCTGGGGAAACCAGAGGGGTGATCACCTTCCCCCAGGAACCCCAGTCCGAGGAGGGAGACCCAGGCCTTCTCTGGAGAGTCGGAGGCGGGAGACATGGCTCCACTCTGGAGAGTCTGAAGGGAgtcagggcgggggtgggggggccgggGGTTGTGGAATGTGGTCCTTCCCTGGGAGCTGTGGCTTTGGGCTAAGTCCGGCTACAAGAAAAGGTCCAAATAGGGCAAATCTCCTCCAAAGTACTGTCAGGcatggagggcttcctggaagaggctgTTAATGAGTTTGGGGATAGAGAGGATGACCTTTTGGGCTTGGATACCTCACCTTCCCAATGGTGGCCATCGCCCCTTCCCACCACATCCTGCTGCTCTGCCCTTGCCCACCCATCATCTCCAGCTACCTAGCTGGACCCCAAGGACCTACTTCAGGATCCCCACCTCCTGGGACCATCATCCCCAGAGAGCCACCCCCATCCCTGGGACCTGGGTGGGCAGCGTCTATGGAAGAGAAAACCCTCTTTAGCCATATCCCTGGACCAGAGCCTAGAGATCCACCTGGCCATACCTGGCATCTCCCACACCCAGGCCTTAGCCAGGTGCTCCCTCTGATGGAATGTTCTCCCCTGTCCATCTGCTTGTCCCACTGAGTCAGCCTTGCATGCTGCTCAGACCACCCACCCTTCCTCCAGGCTCTCCCAGCACTTCACCCAGCTTGCTGCCATAAGTTCTGCCAGTGGGGCCATCTTCCCTAGGGACTGGGTAGAGCACAGATGGGCCAGGGGGAAGGAGATGTTAACTGAATACCAGGGGGCCACGGAGTGAAGGTGTAGGGGGCAGGCCCctgggtgggctgggctgggtggggggctCAGAGCCCCctgtcccacccacccccaggagTCATTTCCCTGAAGCCCTCCAGCACCCCTTGCATGGAAACATTTTCCAGATGTGAGTGGGGGCGGGGACAGTGAATGCACAGCTGGGACCCTCCACCTCCACAGATTGGCTAGAGAAGTGGGCTGAGCAGCAGGCCctgaccccctccctccctccctcctagaCCTCCTTTCTGCCAACCGCTCTGCCGTCTTTCTGGGTCCCCGGGGCTCCCTGGACCTCCGGGCCCTCTACCTGGACGAGTACCGGGACCGCCTGTTTCTGGGCGGCCGCGATGCCATCTACTCTCTGCGGCTGGaccaggcatggctggatccccgGGAGGTGAGCTGGACTGACCGGGAAGCGGCTCTGTCTGAGAGCTGGGCAACTCCAGATGGGAGGCCAGCTGGGTCAACTGAGGCTGTGCGGTCAGGGGTCACACAGGCTGTGTTTCAGGTGCTGTGGCCACCACAGCCAGGACAAAGGGAGGAGTGTGTTCGCAAGGGAAGAGATCCTTCGGTGAGTGATGTCGGGAGTAGCTGCCCCCCACCATGACCAACACCCAGTCCCTGACCCCCAGGAGAGCCTGGGGCTGCTCCCCTGCTGCCTGTTCTGGGGCCACTTGAAGCAGATCTTGAAGGCTCCTGACGGTGCTGAAGAATCTACCCCCCGCCCTAGatcatccccccatcccccctccccctagGTGGAGTGTGCCAACTTTGTGCGGGTGCTGCAGCCCCACAACCGGACCCACCTGCTGGCGTGTGGCACTGGTGCCTTCCAGCCAACCTGCGCCCTCATTGCCGTTGGGCATCGTGGAGAGGTGAGCCGGGGCGGCCCCGCAAGGGGCTGGGAAGCAGTGACATTTCCTCCCTGTTGTCTGAACGCTCCCCATTGAGCCTGGGTCAGGGCAGAGGGGTCAGAGCCTGAAAGGCACCTTTGTGCCAGGGAGCTGACCCTGCCGGCAAGGTCCTGAATGAGGGCGCCTTCCGCCCACCCCCACTCTCCAGCCGCACGCGATGGCCGCTGCCCGGGTCGGGGCTGGCTCTGCTTTCCTAGGTGacgcctctccctccctccctccctccctctccccagcatgTGCTCCGTCTGGAGCCCCGCAGTGTGGAAAGTGGGCGGGGGAGGTGCCCACACGAGCCCAGCCGTCCCTTCGCCAGCACCTTTGTAGGTGGGTGATGCCCAGGCCAGGGCGGGCATGACAAGGGTGGGAGCCGGCCGACGTCACTGGGAAGGGATGGGGTCTGGGTACAGGGCCTGGCCCTCCTCCTCTGACTCTgccccctaccctcaccctaggaGGGGAGCTGTACACGGGCCTCAATGCTGACTTCCTGGGGCGTGAAGCCATGATCTTCCGAAGTGGGGGTCCCCGACCGGCCTTGCGTTCTGACTCTGACCAGAACCTCCTGCACGGTGAGCCCAGGGGTCTGCTGAGGGTGAGGCTGGCTGGGGTCTGCCCCTGGCACtggcagggaggtgggagagctgacgCTGGAGTGGGGACCAGAGGGGCAGCCCATCCCCACTCCACTGCCTGGGACTCCGGCCTCCAGTGGGGTCCCTGCACCTCTTCCCCTCCTCACTGGCTCACCCCCCACCCTGTTCCTCCCCCGTGAGGCCCCCACCAGcttcaccctgttacctcacagACCCCAGGTTTGTGATGGCCACCCGGATCCCTGACAACTCCGACCAGGACGATGACAAGGTGTACTTCTTCTTCTCGGAGACAGTCCCTTCACCTGATGGAGGCCCGGGCCGTGTCATCAGCCGCGTGGGCCGCGTCTGCGTGGTGAGAGCTGTGGCAGGGACAGTGAGGTTCACATCCTGGCCGTATGTGCCTTCCCAGACCCGTCCCAAACCGCAGCAGTAGGCAAACTGAGGCAAGGGTGTGGAGCCGGCATCCATGCCTCCCCCACAAGGGTGAGGGTGGAGGAACAGGAGGAGGGGCCTGTCCTTGGGACCCAAGGCTGACTGGCCCCCACTCCCCAGAATGACGCAGGCGGCCAGCGGGTGCTGGTGAGCAAATGGAGCACCTTCCTCAAGGCCAGGCTGCTCTGCTCCGTGCCTGGCCCTGGAGGTGCCGAGACCCACTTTGACCAGCTGGGTAAGGGCATGGCCAGGGCAGgctgggtgagggctggggagggctcAGAGCCAGTGAGTGGCAGGCATTGGTCGTGGCCTTCTGTCTCCAGAGGACGTGTTCCTGCTGTGGCCCAATGCAGGGAAGAGCCTGGAGGTGTACGCTCTGTTCAGCACGGTCAGGTGGGCACacggcctcccctcccctccacccctggccCCGTCTCTGCACTGCAGCCTCCCCTGTTGAGCCCCTGCCTTCACATCCGGCCTCGCCATGGGTCCCCGTCTCTGTCCCTGACTCGGTGACTCCGTGGCTGTGCTCTCTGCCTGGGGGTCCTCGTTTTCTGGTCTCCGCTGACTGCAGGCACcgtcctcccctctcctccctgtggAGCCAGGCTGCCCCCTTCCCGCCTCTGACAGCCCCCCTGGCCTGACTGTCCCTGTCCGCCCTTGGCAGCGCTGTGTTCCAGGGCTATGCCGTCTGCGTGTACCACATGGCTGATATCTGGGAGGTCTTCAAGGGGCCCTTTGCCCACCAAGATGGTCCCCAGCACCAGTGGGGGCCCTATGCGGGCAAGGTACCCTTTCCCCGTCCTGGTGTGGTGAGTATCTGCCTGGGAACAGGGCAGGGAAGAGGGCCGAGTAGATGCCAGGAGGGGCTCTGCCTGAGGACAGGCCTGTGTCTGCGTGTGGCCCCAAGGCAGCGGCTGAGCTGGGGCTCCAGAGCAGCTGGGCTGGGTGGGGTGAGGATGGGAGCAGAGCCCAGACCACACTAAGGAGTCTCTCCTACAGCGTGAAGGGTCCACAAGCGGTCCCTCTGAGGTTGGCGTGCCCAGCCAGTGGAGCCTAGAAACAGACTGGGGTGGGGAATGTGACATCACAGGAAGCTTCAGGCACTCCCTTTGCCGCTGCCCACAGTGCCCCAGCAAGATGACCGCACAGCCAGGACGACCCTTTGGCAGCACCAAGGACTACCCGGATGAGGTGCTGCAGTTTGCCCGAGCCCACCCACTCATGTTCCGGCCCGTGCGTCCTCGGCGGGGTCGCCCTGTCCTCGTCAAAACCCACCTGGCCCAGCAGTTGCGTCAGATCGTGGTGGACCGCGTGGAGGCAGAGGACGGGACCTATGATGTCATCTTCCTGGGGACTGGTGGGTGGGCTGAGTGGGGTGGCTGGGCAGGGGAGGTGTGTGAGGACCTATGCTGCCCATTCCTCTCCCACtgacccctcctcccctgccccagactCAGGCTCCGTGCTCAAGGTCATTGCCCTCCAGGTGGGGGACCCTGCTGAACCTGAGGAGGTGGTTCTGGAGGAGCTCCAGGTGTTTAAGGTGAGTGGGGAGAACTGATGGGAAGGGTCCCCTCAAGCCCCGTCCCTGCATCTAGGCCTGGCTAGGAGAAAGCAGGAGCAAAGTGCAGGAGGGAGATGGGCCTGCTGTACTGAACCTGCGGCCAGTGGGGAGTGAAAGTGATGACGCTCACTACTGCAGAGGCCTTGCCGATCCTTCTAAATGACTGCAGGGCCTGGAGACGCAGTCTGTGAGCTGAGAGTTGGGGGGCCCAGTGAGGGATGGCCAAGGCGACCACCCCTTGACAAAGCCCTGCCAGGTTCAAGTTGCAGTGAGGGGCGGCTGACACCCCAACTCCCCAAGGGGTTCTGTTGACCCCTCTATAGAGTCAGACAGGGGATCATCTGTGTTTGGGGAACTGTTGTGCTTCCCCACATGGGATGGGTGATTTGGGACAGCTGCCTCATTGCTGGGGAACAGGACTGTGGGAGGGGACACCAGAGCTTTGTGCTTGTAGCCAAGCCTTGGAGGCCAGCCAGGGAGAGAGGACCTTTCTAACATAGGAGAGACTGTCTGGCCTTAGTTGCCAGGGAGTGCACTGACCTGGGAAAAAGATGGTTTCCACCCAGAGTCTGGAAGAGGCTGAAAACAGGGATGCAGGGGAGGTCTTGCTTCTTTCCCAGGTGCCAACACCCatcactgagatggagatctccgtCAAAAGGGTAAGAGTAGCTGCcatctctccccactcctccttcctctccacctgTCTTCTGAAGTTTCCCTGAGCACTCTTGTTGTCTCATGGAAAGTTGAGTCACAGCAGGCCCTGGGGCTGCCTGATTAAGCCCTGCAATGAGGGTTTAGAGTTCAGCTGGGAGCTGAGATTCCCATGCATGAAACCAGCGGGAGCGGGAGGCCCGGAGTAAGTGAGCATGTGTTCAGATAAGGGGAGATCCACAAAGGCCAGTTCCTCAGGGGAGACAAAAACGTGCTTGAAAACAAGATCCAGATTTTAAATCAAATAGATTTTAGAGGCCTGCTGTGTGTCCTTTTGCAAGTGGCAAAATCTCCCCAAGTTCATCTGCCCCAGTTCATCTTTGGGTAAATCTTGACTTTTGTACTGGGATTGCTTAAAGCAGAGCTCACCTCCAAAGTCAGGGGCAAGACAGGATAAAGGCCACTGGGGTAGAGGGCAAAAGTCTGCTGCCGGGAGGGTCTGGAGAAGCCCCTTAGAGAAAAGACCCCAGGTGTGCCCCATTCCCTCCACGTCCTAGCATAGGATCTGATGTAGATCAGGTGGGtgataaacattttttcttctgGGAATGCACTCAAGAGGTTCTGGAAGACTCTTGCGAATGTCAGGGGTCTCAGGAAAGCCAAGGGAGCTGAGAGCCTAGCTGCTTctaggcagagcacaggctcacctCGGGCTCTGCCTATGTCCCTCCCAGCAAATGCTGTACGTGGGCTCGAGGCTGGGCGTGGCCCGGCTGCAGCTGCACCAGTGTGAGACTTACGGCAGTGCCTGTGCAGAGTGCTGCCTGGCCCGGGACCCGTACTGTGCCTGGGATGGTGCCTCCTGTACCCGCTACCGGCCCGGCACCAGCAAGCGCCGGTTCCGCCGGCAGGACATCCGGCATGGCAACCCTGCCCTGCAGTGCCTGGGCCAGAGCCAGGAGGGTGAGTGGCGGCGGGCATGGGGGCGCCAGCTGGGCTCTCACAGGGCCCCCACTCACCCCTGTGGCCTGGGCTTGACCCCTGTGAAGTATGGCCTCAGGCCGTTCTTGTAGTAACAGGCAGTCCTCAATTTCCCTATGTGGGCAGCTCCTGTCAGCATATGGGTTAGGGTCTTTGGGCAGAGTGAGCGGCTTAGGGATCAGTAGATACCTAGGTCCCTGTCACATTCATGGGAGCTCCTGGACTGAGGGAGTCAGTGGGTGGTCCCAGGGGTCCTATAGTTCCTGAGCTGAGCCCACCTCCAAATCCTTCCAGAAGAGACTGCGGGACTCTTGGCGACCACCACAGTCTACGGCACAGAGCACAACAGCACCTTCCTGGAGTGCCTGCCCAAGTCCCCCCAGGCCACTGTGCGCTGGTTCTTACAGAGGCCAGGGGACGAGAGGCCTGACCAGGTGAGCGAGGACCCTGGCTCCAGCCTGCCTGTGTCCTGAGGTCACACCCCTCCATGAACTCTGGGGGGAACTTGCCAAGATCAACTTAAGAAAAGTATGTATTAAAGCCCCTGGGGTGCCTAGAAGGAGGTGCCCCTGTTCCTGCCATCTGGGAACACCCAGGCCAGATGTGGTAGAACTTCTCCAGTGACAGGGGGCCCACAAACTCCTGGGCACTGAGCTGGGCTCTGTCTGAGAGCGCGGTAGCAGAgataggagagagggaaggggtctAAGCTGGTCAGGAAGGCCCCCACGCTTACACATATGGCTCATCTTCAAAGGGGTCTCTTCCCCAGGGGTTCTTGGTCCTCCTCTGCCTTAGGCCTGGGCCCCTGATCACTGGCC harbors:
- the SEMA3G gene encoding semaphorin-3G isoform X1, whose amino-acid sequence is MAPSAWAICCLLWGLLLRGGSLSPGPSVPRLRLSYRDLLSANRSAVFLGPRGSLDLRALYLDEYRDRLFLGGRDAIYSLRLDQAWLDPREVLWPPQPGQREECVRKGRDPSVECANFVRVLQPHNRTHLLACGTGAFQPTCALIAVGHRGEHVLRLEPRSVESGRGRCPHEPSRPFASTFVGGELYTGLNADFLGREAMIFRSGGPRPALRSDSDQNLLHDPRFVMATRIPDNSDQDDDKVYFFFSETVPSPDGGPGRVISRVGRVCVNDAGGQRVLVSKWSTFLKARLLCSVPGPGGAETHFDQLEDVFLLWPNAGKSLEVYALFSTVSAVFQGYAVCVYHMADIWEVFKGPFAHQDGPQHQWGPYAGKVPFPRPGVCPSKMTAQPGRPFGSTKDYPDEVLQFARAHPLMFRPVRPRRGRPVLVKTHLAQQLRQIVVDRVEAEDGTYDVIFLGTDSGSVLKVIALQVGDPAEPEEVVLEELQVFKVPTPITEMEISVKRQMLYVGSRLGVARLQLHQCETYGSACAECCLARDPYCAWDGASCTRYRPGTSKRRFRRQDIRHGNPALQCLGQSQEEETAGLLATTTVYGTEHNSTFLECLPKSPQATVRWFLQRPGDERPDQQVKTDERLLQTEQGLLFRRLNRLDAGTYTCMTLEHGFSQVVVRLALEVIMAAQLDTLFPREPRPEEPAAQGGPASTPSKAWYKDILQLIGFANLPLVDEYCERVWCPSRSRGRSKQAKGKSWVGLELGKKVKSRVQAERNRTPREVEAT
- the SEMA3G gene encoding semaphorin-3G isoform X2; this translates as MAPSAWAICCLLWGLLLRGGSLSPGPSVPRLRLSYRDLLSANRSAVFLGPRGSLDLRALYLDEYRDRLFLGGRDAIYSLRLDQAWLDPREVLWPPQPGQREECVRKGRDPSVECANFVRVLQPHNRTHLLACGTGAFQPTCALIAVGHRGEHVLRLEPRSVESGRGRCPHEPSRPFASTFVGGELYTGLNADFLGREAMIFRSGGPRPALRSDSDQNLLHDPRFVMATRIPDNSDQDDDKVYFFFSETVPSPDGGPGRVISRVGRVCVNDAGGQRVLVSKWSTFLKARLLCSVPGPGGAETHFDQLEDVFLLWPNAGKSLEVYALFSTVSAVFQGYAVCVYHMADIWEVFKGPFAHQDGPQHQWGPYAGKVPFPRPGVCPSKMTAQPGRPFGSTKDYPDEVLQFARAHPLMFRPVRPRRGRPVLVKTHLAQQLRQIVVDRVEAEDGTYDVIFLGTDSGSVLKVIALQVGDPAEPEEVVLEELQVFKVPTPITEMEISVKRQMLYVGSRLGVARLQLHQCETYGSACAECCLARDPYCAWDGASCTRYRPGTSKRRFRRQDIRHGNPALQCLGQSQEEETAGLLATTTVYGTEHNSTFLECLPKSPQATVRWFLQRPGDERPDQVKTDERLLQTEQGLLFRRLNRLDAGTYTCMTLEHGFSQVVVRLALEVIMAAQLDTLFPREPRPEEPAAQGGPASTPSKAWYKDILQLIGFANLPLVDEYCERVWCPSRSRGRSKQAKGKSWVGLELGKKVKSRVQAERNRTPREVEAT
- the SEMA3G gene encoding semaphorin-3G isoform X3, coding for MAGSPGGAVATTARTKGGVCSQGKRSFGGVCQLCAGAAAPQPDPPAGVWHWCLPANLRPHCRWASWRGGELYTGLNADFLGREAMIFRSGGPRPALRSDSDQNLLHDPRFVMATRIPDNSDQDDDKVYFFFSETVPSPDGGPGRVISRVGRVCVNDAGGQRVLVSKWSTFLKARLLCSVPGPGGAETHFDQLEDVFLLWPNAGKSLEVYALFSTVSAVFQGYAVCVYHMADIWEVFKGPFAHQDGPQHQWGPYAGKVPFPRPGVCPSKMTAQPGRPFGSTKDYPDEVLQFARAHPLMFRPVRPRRGRPVLVKTHLAQQLRQIVVDRVEAEDGTYDVIFLGTDSGSVLKVIALQVGDPAEPEEVVLEELQVFKVPTPITEMEISVKRQMLYVGSRLGVARLQLHQCETYGSACAECCLARDPYCAWDGASCTRYRPGTSKRRFRRQDIRHGNPALQCLGQSQEEETAGLLATTTVYGTEHNSTFLECLPKSPQATVRWFLQRPGDERPDQQVKTDERLLQTEQGLLFRRLNRLDAGTYTCMTLEHGFSQVVVRLALEVIMAAQLDTLFPREPRPEEPAAQGGPASTPSKAWYKDILQLIGFANLPLVDEYCERVWCPSRSRGRSKQAKGKSWVGLELGKKVKSRVQAERNRTPREVEAT